The following proteins are co-located in the Limanda limanda chromosome 5, fLimLim1.1, whole genome shotgun sequence genome:
- the polr3g gene encoding DNA-directed RNA polymerase III subunit RPC7, which produces MAGRGRGVAAFSFNLEALGIGRGSMPEARVGPKPLFPNTDFKPVPLKVGEDEDYMLALKQEMRGTMQRLPHNIKPLCNKAEVERYTERYLKKSKVVDEEWIPDWNLFPKELMPQKKKPRAKAVAKKTTKVSSKDSADIMTKLDELAKKDDGNAEKSDEENEKDKEKKKNEDEEEEIEAEEYDEEDVEEENDYIDNYFDNGEDFAAASDDNMDTEATY; this is translated from the exons ATGGCAGGCAGGGGCCGAGGAGTCGCTGCCTTCTCCTTCAACCTCGAGGCCCTGGGCATCGGCAGGGGCAGCATGCCAGAGGCCAGGGTGGGGCCCAAGCCACTGTTTCCA AACACAGACTTTAAACCAGTGCCGCTGAAAGTTGGCGAAGATGAGGACTACATGTTGGCCCTGAAACAGGAGATGAGGGGAACCATGCAGCGGCTGCCGCACAACATCAAGCCTCTGTGCAATAaagcag AAGTGGAGCGATACACGGAGCGATACCTGAAGAAGAGCAAGGTGGTGGATGAAGAATGGATTCCAG actggaaccTTTTTCCCAAAGAACTGATGCCCCAGAAGAAAAAACCCCGGGCTAAAGCAG TTGCGAAGAAAACAACGAAGGTGTCAAGCAAAGACTCAGCGGACATCATGACTAAATTAGAT GAACTGGCAAAGAAAGACGACGGGAACGCAGAAAAATCTGACGAAGAGAATGAGAAGgataaggagaagaagaagaatgaagatgaagaggaagaaattGAGGCGGAAGAATACGATGAAGAGGATGTTGAAGAG GAAAACGACTATATAGATAACTATTTTGACAACGGTGAAGATTTTGCTGCAGCCAGTGACGACAATATGGATACTGAAGCGACATACTGA
- the lysmd3 gene encoding lysM and putative peptidoglycan-binding domain-containing protein 3 encodes MSSRSQHYAFQSATMVQPANGGHAYLFGNNGSENDLSEEDSEIYELRPRGRERLRKSTSRERMDDIIYLSKDIQEGDTLNSIALQYHCSVADIKRANNLLTEQDFFALRSVKIPVRRFSVLTETHSTGPVKSASPSGDGRLPQISPVTFLPLESCTDSSSSTDSVEGFLLEKDKDIERLVKSTGPSRSSLNEVVSSLTLQQQQPLLADGEYKPAPRKDPYYGADWGMRWWMAVVIMLVVGIITPVFYLLYYEVLVKSDVSHHGVPEQANGSMPHGNLHGNNLDPPVGENNNAGAGPGHLAGNMVKGDPSELDVDKAGDGGQGGHEKT; translated from the exons ATGTCCAGTAGAAGTCAGCACTATGCATTCCAGTCAGCCACCATGGTGCAGCCTGCCAACGGCGGTCATGCCTATCTCTTTGGAAACAACGGCTCGGAGAACGACCTGTCGGAGGAGGACAGCGAGATCTACGAGCTGCGGCCTCGCGGCAGAGAGAGGCTACGGAAGAGCACCTCCAGAGAGAGGATGGACGACATTATCTACCTGAGCAAAGACATCCAGGAGGGGGACACCCTGAACAGCATCGCCCTGCAGTATCATTGCTCG GTGGCTGACATTAAGCGTGCCAATAATCTCTTGACAGAGCAGGACTTCTTTGCGTTGCGTTCCGTTAAGATTCCTGTGAGGCGCTTCAGCgtcctcacagagactcacagcACCGGGCCTGTCAAATCGGCCTCGCCCTCAGGAGACGGGCGCCTGCCTCAGATCTCACCCGTTACCTTTCTCCCTCTCGAGTCCTGCAcagactcttcttcttctaccgACAGCGTGGAAGGATTCCTCCTGGAGAAGGACAAGGACATTGAGCGGCTGGTGAAATCCACAGGCCCGTCTCGGAGCAGCCTGAATGAGGTGGTCTCCTCCTTAACactgcaacagcagcagccactgcTAGCAGACGGAGAGTATAAACCAGCACCGAGAAAGGACCCTTATTATGGAGCAGACTGGGGCATGAGATGGTGGATGGCAGTGGTCATCATGCTGGTTGTTGGTATCATCACACCTGTGTTTTATCTGCTGTATTATGAGGTTCTTGTGAAATCTGATGTCAGCCATCATGGCGTCCCTGAACAAGCCAATGGCAGCATGCCACATGGAAATCTCCATGGCAATAATTTGGACCCTCCTGTTGGAGAAAACAACAATGCAGGAGCTGGGCCTGGACATTTGGCTGGAAATATGGTTAAAGGAGATCCCTCAGAACTGGATGTGGACAAAGCAGGAGACGGTGGACAAGGAGGCCATGAGAAAACATAG